GGGGATTACATTTGTTCATGTCCACAAGGCACGAATGGCGACGCGAAAAAAGGAACCTGCCAGGGAAGCCGCAGTAATCCTTTCTCATCAGTGAAATTGGTTATAGGTAATTCCTCCCTTAGCAATAAATTTCGGGTTCTACCACTTCTATCAAGTTTCATTAGACATGCATCAAGCACAAACTTCAACTATGCAAAGCATACAACTAGGCTGCTTAAAAGTTTCAATCTTTCGTTTAGTATGGGAAAGGAATAAACACGAGGGAAAACCTCCTTGCTATTCGAACTCATGGATTATTACTCTATCTGCCTATTTACAATCTCCAGGCATTGTCGCTAGCACCAGCTTTGCCCTTCTACTATTACTATGCATTGTCCTTTCCCTGGTACGTGAAAGAAGAAAACTTATGAGGATAAAAGAGGAATACTTTCGGCGACATGGAGGGCGGTTGTTACTAGAAGAGATAAAGTCGAAGCAAGGTCTTGCATTTAAGGTATATACGAAAGGAGAGCTAGAGCAGGCAACAAACAACTTTGACAAGAATCGGATTCTTGGAGGTGGAAGCCATGGAACCGTCTACAAGGGAATGCTGAATGACAATCATGCAGTTgccataaaaaaatcaaaaataattgaTGATCGCCAAAAAAAGGAATTTGGGAAGGAGATGGTTATTCTTTCTCAGATCAACCATAAGAATGTGGTGAAGCTCTTGGGATGCTGTATGGAGGTGGAAGTCCCTATGTTGGTTTATGAATTTATTTCCAATGGAACCTTATTCCATTTAATCCATGACAGGAATAGGACATCCCACGTTTCATTGGATGCCCGTTTGGAGTTTGCATTACAGTCCGCAGAAGCCCTTGCATATCTACATTCATCAGCTTCCCCTCCAATCCTTCATGGAGATGTCAAGTCTTCCAACATACTATTGGATGACAACTACAACGCAAAGGTGTCGGATTTTGGAGCTTCAATGTTGGTGCCAAAGGATGAAACTCAGTTTGCGACACTAGTTCAAGGGACTTGTGGTTACTTGGATCCCGAATACCTACAAACATGTCGATTAACCGATAAAAGTGATGTTTATAGTTTTGGTGTTGTTCTTTTGGAGCTTCTTACCGGAAGGAAGGCAATTTATTTTGAAGGACCTCGTGAAGAAAGGAGCCTCTCATCAAGTTTTTTATCCGCCATGAAGGAGGATCGCCTTCTACAGCTTTTGgacaatcatattaaaaatgaaATGGATATAGAGTTGGTACAAGAAATTGCTGAGCTAGCACAGCGATGCCTCAATATTAGGGGTGAAGATAGGCCTACGATGAAGGAGGTGGCCGATGACCTAGATCGATTAAGAAAATTCAAGCAGCATCCATTTTTACAGCATAATCTTGAAGAGATTGAAAACTTGCTTGATAAGCCATCAAGCTACATTAAAAATGAAACCTTTGGGTGCTATAGTATAGAAAAGAAAGCAACGTTGGATATAGAATGTGAAagataatttttgtttttttcctttgtttttcgAAGAAGAGTTGAAGGATGATCATATTGCatagaataatataaatttctATCCCTATGTATTAGATCTATGATGCTGATTTAAATGTACTTATGCTTGCGTCTGCGAGATGCAGTATTTCTAGTTTATGAATTATGGTTAGTTTAAGTTACATATTCATGGTTTCATCTTGATTGTGCTGCTATTGTTTTGCTAATCATCTGAACTACAGTTACAATTTTTGAGCTTTTATTTGAACAAAGAGTAGCTCCAAGTTAGATTATtctattttctcaaaaaataatGGTATCCCCAAAGACAAACTTGAAATATATACTGCAGAAATGCTCGGTCATGTATCGGGCCTGCAAATGAATAATTTCATCAAGGAAATTATAATTGTTAAGTATAAACCGGTAAATTAACAAACATCATAATCATCATAATTTATAGTCAGCATGATTTTTGAAAATTAATTATTTGGCACAACTTTTCTTTATATGTCCATCGCATTAAGGCATTTCTCAGGTTTGGGCACTTTCAAGTAAATGGGCTTCTTCTCAATTTCTTTGAAATGATTACTGGTATATTTTTCTCCCTATTTTACAAAACATAATTGGAGCTATCGGTGCATCCGTCTTGTTAGGTGACTCTACGTGGGAATCGGATGACCCAGTCTAATTCGACCCAATGTCGTGCAAATGTGAACTTCTATTTGAACGTGAACATATGGAATGCAAAACCTTCATAAGTACCCTTGAGTGTTAATTATAAACAAATATCCAACCTCTCTTGTTTTCTTAGTA
Above is a genomic segment from Phoenix dactylifera cultivar Barhee BC4 chromosome 2, palm_55x_up_171113_PBpolish2nd_filt_p, whole genome shotgun sequence containing:
- the LOC103708460 gene encoding wall-associated receptor kinase 2-like; translation: MRVTFMGESGRGVVGGAKPFMGAWMLLCHSLLTVLLAAVAASPLNNTGPAGCRAKCGDVSIPYPFGIDPGCYLPGFNLNCNDDNASGVPKPYIGSVELINISLLSAQARIYNDISWQCYIRTSHDMSYMLRSLDFTAYPYRFSDADNKFTVVGCDTLAYIRGQNQKARFCESTCSSSDSPTNGSCSGIGCCQTTIPKGINYYAVTFDGDLKNSRVWDFNPCSYAVLAEVNWFNFSTTYLTTADLLDTEGSGRAPVVLDWAIGDEPCEVAQRNRDSYACRSEHSSCFNSSNGPGYLCNCSRGYEGNPYLPDGCQDIDECTLKDEYPCHGTCTNIPGDYICSCPQGTNGDAKKGTCQGSRSNPFSSVKLVIGIVASTSFALLLLLCIVLSLVRERRKLMRIKEEYFRRHGGRLLLEEIKSKQGLAFKVYTKGELEQATNNFDKNRILGGGSHGTVYKGMLNDNHAVAIKKSKIIDDRQKKEFGKEMVILSQINHKNVVKLLGCCMEVEVPMLVYEFISNGTLFHLIHDRNRTSHVSLDARLEFALQSAEALAYLHSSASPPILHGDVKSSNILLDDNYNAKVSDFGASMLVPKDETQFATLVQGTCGYLDPEYLQTCRLTDKSDVYSFGVVLLELLTGRKAIYFEGPREERSLSSSFLSAMKEDRLLQLLDNHIKNEMDIELVQEIAELAQRCLNIRGEDRPTMKEVADDLDRLRKFKQHPFLQHNLEEIENLLDKPSSYIKNETFGCYSIEKKATLDIECER